A genomic region of Bernardetia sp. ABR2-2B contains the following coding sequences:
- the metX gene encoding homoserine O-acetyltransferase codes for MLNYFDSDTEFILESGQTLPSLRLAYHTFGKLNDKKDNVVWICHALTANSNPLEWWDILLGNEVGENKIINTEEHFIVCVNILGSCYGSTNALSENSKTGQPFYHEFPFFTIRDIVSGIDLLRKELQSKLDFEKIWLCIGGSMGGQQAMEWAIKEPSLIENLALIATNARHSAWGIAFNSSQRQAIENDPTWETNDKKAGLSGMKVARSIALLSYRNYEAYNLTQTDTDERTEKFSSESYQKYQGEKLAQRFDAFAYYNLSKAMDSHNVGRNRGGIEKALLKIKAKTVVVSITNDVLFPSQDQKLLAKHIPDASYFEIKSPYGHDGFLLEGEKLSKILSDNISFNENTVETKHVLSK; via the coding sequence ATGCTAAACTATTTTGATTCTGATACTGAATTTATCCTTGAAAGTGGTCAAACGCTGCCTTCGCTTCGTCTTGCTTATCATACTTTTGGAAAGCTCAATGATAAAAAAGACAATGTCGTTTGGATTTGTCATGCCCTGACTGCAAATAGTAATCCGTTGGAATGGTGGGATATATTGTTAGGAAATGAGGTAGGAGAAAATAAAATAATTAATACAGAAGAGCATTTTATTGTTTGTGTAAATATTTTGGGTTCTTGTTATGGTTCTACAAATGCGCTTTCAGAAAATTCTAAAACTGGACAGCCATTTTATCATGAGTTTCCATTTTTTACTATCCGTGATATTGTTAGTGGAATTGATTTACTTAGAAAAGAATTGCAATCAAAGTTAGATTTTGAAAAAATTTGGCTTTGCATCGGTGGCTCAATGGGAGGACAACAAGCAATGGAGTGGGCAATAAAAGAACCTAGTCTTATAGAAAATTTAGCTCTAATTGCTACAAATGCTCGTCATTCAGCTTGGGGAATTGCCTTTAATTCTTCTCAACGCCAAGCTATCGAAAATGACCCTACTTGGGAAACTAATGATAAAAAAGCTGGACTAAGTGGAATGAAAGTAGCTCGTAGTATTGCGCTTTTATCCTATCGAAATTATGAAGCCTATAATCTTACTCAAACAGATACCGATGAACGAACAGAAAAATTCAGTTCAGAATCTTATCAAAAATACCAAGGCGAAAAATTAGCACAGCGTTTTGATGCTTTTGCGTATTACAATCTTTCTAAGGCGATGGATTCGCACAATGTAGGACGAAATAGAGGAGGAATTGAAAAAGCACTTTTAAAAATTAAGGCAAAAACAGTTGTAGTTAGTATTACAAATGATGTTTTATTTCCCTCTCAAGACCAAAAACTTTTGGCAAAACATATTCCTGATGCAAGCTATTTTGAGATAAAATCTCCTTACGGACACGATGGTTTTTTGCTAGAGGGAGAAAAGTTAAGCAAAATTTTATCGGATAACATTTCATTTAATGAAAATACAGTAGAGACAAAGCACGTTTTGTCTAAATAA
- a CDS encoding homoserine dehydrogenase — protein sequence MKKTLKIGLFGFGCVGEGLYDILQNNTENTGFEADIVKICVKNKEKKRSIDSSYFTYDKNEILENEEINTIVELISDAEEAYHIVKKALQSGKNVVTANKKMIALHLEELVQIQKEAGTSLLYEAAACGSIPIVRTLAEYYDNELLYSVSGIFNGSSNYILSKIANENLTYDVALKQAQDLGFAEADPTLDVAGFDPTYKLCLLAAQAYGIFVNPDEVLRIGINNLKKEDIDFAKNYIRQDNKSQKTTNFKVKLVATISRIGNVEENKLLLYVLPTFISHENPLYNVENENNAVLVEAAFSDKQTFIGKGAGGHPTGSAVLSDISALRYDYQYEYRKTERNKTKKSSFSPTRKALAEVYLRFDESLMENKLRENISFEEIIIRGKNYIIVKISLSELFENRDFIEENKIFVAISGEVKAFNKESQEKENVTSTIY from the coding sequence ATGAAAAAAACATTAAAAATTGGTTTATTTGGTTTTGGTTGTGTTGGCGAAGGACTTTATGATATTCTCCAAAATAACACAGAAAATACAGGGTTTGAAGCAGATATTGTAAAAATCTGTGTCAAAAACAAAGAAAAAAAGCGTTCTATTGATTCATCTTATTTTACTTATGATAAGAATGAAATTTTGGAAAACGAAGAAATAAACACGATAGTAGAGCTGATTTCGGATGCAGAAGAAGCCTATCATATCGTCAAAAAAGCCTTGCAAAGTGGAAAAAATGTAGTTACGGCAAACAAAAAAATGATTGCGCTGCATTTGGAAGAACTCGTACAAATCCAAAAAGAAGCAGGAACATCACTTCTGTATGAAGCTGCTGCATGTGGAAGTATTCCGATTGTAAGAACGTTGGCAGAGTATTATGATAATGAACTTTTATATTCTGTAAGTGGAATTTTTAATGGTTCATCAAATTATATTCTATCAAAAATAGCGAATGAAAATCTAACGTATGATGTTGCTCTAAAACAGGCACAAGACTTAGGTTTTGCAGAAGCAGATCCAACACTTGATGTCGCTGGTTTTGATCCAACTTATAAACTTTGTCTTTTGGCAGCACAAGCGTATGGAATTTTCGTCAATCCTGATGAAGTATTGAGAATTGGAATTAATAATCTCAAAAAAGAAGATATTGATTTTGCTAAGAATTACATTAGACAAGATAATAAAAGTCAAAAAACTACGAATTTCAAAGTAAAATTGGTAGCTACTATTTCACGTATCGGAAATGTAGAAGAGAACAAACTATTGCTTTATGTTTTACCTACTTTCATTAGCCATGAAAATCCATTGTATAATGTAGAAAATGAAAATAATGCTGTTTTGGTAGAAGCTGCTTTTTCAGACAAACAAACTTTCATCGGAAAAGGAGCAGGAGGACACCCCACAGGTTCTGCAGTTTTATCAGATATTTCTGCGTTGCGTTATGATTATCAATACGAGTATAGAAAAACAGAAAGAAATAAAACTAAAAAATCAAGTTTTTCTCCCACAAGAAAAGCTCTAGCAGAAGTTTATTTGCGTTTTGATGAGAGTTTAATGGAAAATAAATTGAGAGAGAATATTAGTTTTGAAGAAATTATAATAAGAGGAAAAAATTATATCATTGTCAAAATCTCTCTATCCGAACTCTTTGAAAACCGTGATTTCATTGAAGAAAATAAAATTTTTGTGGCGATTAGTGGAGAGGTAAAAGCCTTTAATAAAGAAAGTCAAGAAAAAGAAAATGTAACTTCTACTATTTATTAA
- a CDS encoding 2OG-Fe(II) oxygenase yields MNSINLIESDKINLLIDGLTEKGWATVDDFLPLEIANSLRKELNDEFEKGEFDKAGIGRRGVDWQLRPEIRSDYVKWLQPNQLTEFQQLYWTQIDNFKQAINQELYLSLNNFESHFAIYPPKSFYKKHLDHHQTAQRRFISCILYFNQDWKKEDGGELRIYAQDDNEDNKNKAQTDILPIFNRFVCMRSELIWHEVLPSEKRNRMSITGWLRREI; encoded by the coding sequence ATGAATTCAATAAATTTGATAGAATCAGATAAAATAAATCTTCTTATTGATGGTTTGACAGAAAAAGGCTGGGCTACAGTAGATGATTTTTTACCTTTAGAGATTGCCAACTCTCTTAGGAAAGAATTAAATGATGAGTTCGAAAAAGGAGAGTTTGATAAGGCAGGAATAGGAAGACGTGGAGTAGATTGGCAACTTAGACCAGAAATAAGAAGTGATTATGTGAAGTGGCTACAACCTAATCAACTTACAGAATTTCAACAGCTTTATTGGACACAAATTGATAATTTCAAACAAGCTATTAATCAAGAATTATATTTGTCATTGAATAATTTTGAAAGTCATTTTGCTATTTATCCTCCCAAAAGTTTCTATAAAAAGCATTTAGACCACCACCAAACAGCACAAAGACGTTTTATTTCGTGTATTCTTTATTTTAATCAAGATTGGAAAAAAGAAGATGGAGGAGAGCTGAGAATTTATGCTCAAGACGATAATGAGGATAACAAAAATAAAGCACAAACCGATATTTTACCTATTTTCAATCGTTTTGTCTGTATGCGAAGTGAACTTATTTGGCATGAGGTTCTACCAAGTGAAAAACGAAATAGAATGAGTATTACGGGTTGGCTTAGGAGAGAAATATAA
- a CDS encoding DUF349 domain-containing protein — translation MSTTNSANSTTNHNQNSTSNPFGYIKDDNVYLKGYNDKADRKIGVVKESPEASIAYFEDRYQKLLEKVEEVANDIEESQNKGSYLMKLIHIRESLETYNAIGDYTAVEKRILELEQGIEDYISENRVKNTEIKTALLAEAQELKDSDDWEEVSEYLKDLKMRWIRTGSVGEEDEEMSEEFDRCLDVFFERRKAFFDNERIVNDERILKYKRISNKVRKLNYHKEKTPEIRQEVIDLQKAWKEVGVIPKWKYLKLYRNYKREIDIFFGNPEQSNDSYNSYRQEPPVPTTPEGILESKRKLTEEVEEIASKFENVHLNSVKTKQVQWKKMGIIRNNDEDRLLNNRFHAACSEIFTHVFLENDAKQNFEGYEEKTGFEQLKLKIKLIKDSIREEEPKLQQIAKDIPQDSYGRPMFDRNDPSHAPVRSQYMNLLNVIRTKKRLSKKFQNQLNSSYNF, via the coding sequence ATGTCCACCACCAATTCAGCCAACTCAACTACCAATCACAATCAAAACTCAACATCAAATCCTTTCGGTTATATCAAAGATGATAACGTTTATTTAAAAGGATATAATGACAAAGCAGATAGAAAAATCGGAGTAGTCAAAGAAAGTCCAGAAGCTAGTATCGCTTATTTTGAAGACCGTTATCAAAAGCTATTAGAAAAAGTAGAAGAAGTAGCTAATGACATAGAAGAATCTCAAAACAAAGGTTCTTATCTCATGAAGCTCATTCATATCAGAGAATCTTTAGAAACCTATAATGCTATTGGCGATTATACAGCCGTAGAAAAAAGAATTTTGGAGCTAGAACAAGGAATTGAAGATTATATTTCTGAAAATAGAGTAAAAAATACAGAAATAAAAACTGCTTTATTGGCAGAAGCACAAGAACTTAAAGATAGTGATGACTGGGAAGAAGTGTCAGAATACCTCAAAGACCTCAAAATGCGTTGGATACGTACGGGAAGCGTAGGGGAAGAAGATGAAGAGATGTCAGAAGAGTTTGATAGATGTTTAGATGTTTTCTTCGAACGCAGAAAAGCCTTTTTTGATAATGAAAGAATTGTCAATGACGAGCGAATTTTGAAATATAAACGCATCAGTAATAAAGTCAGAAAGCTAAATTATCACAAAGAAAAAACACCTGAAATTCGTCAAGAAGTAATTGACTTGCAGAAAGCGTGGAAAGAAGTGGGTGTAATTCCGAAGTGGAAGTACCTCAAATTATACAGAAATTATAAACGAGAAATTGATATTTTCTTTGGGAATCCTGAACAGAGTAATGACAGTTATAATTCATATCGTCAAGAGCCACCTGTTCCGACTACTCCAGAAGGTATTTTGGAAAGCAAAAGAAAGCTCACAGAAGAAGTAGAGGAAATAGCGAGTAAATTCGAAAATGTACATTTGAATAGCGTCAAAACAAAACAAGTACAATGGAAAAAAATGGGAATCATCAGAAATAATGATGAAGACCGATTACTTAATAACCGTTTTCATGCTGCTTGTAGTGAAATTTTTACACACGTATTTTTAGAAAATGATGCAAAACAAAACTTTGAAGGTTACGAAGAAAAAACAGGTTTCGAACAGTTGAAACTAAAGATTAAGCTTATCAAGGACAGCATTAGAGAAGAAGAACCAAAATTACAGCAAATTGCTAAAGATATTCCTCAAGATAGCTATGGCAGACCGATGTTTGATAGAAATGATCCTTCTCATGCGCCTGTTCGTTCTCAATATATGAATCTTTTAAATGTAATCAGAACAAAGAAAAGGTTATCCAAAAAGTTTCAGAATCAACTCAATAGCAGTTATAACTTTTAA
- a CDS encoding OsmC family protein — MSILSFSFQGINQSAAKFKGKSRQFDLTIDEPIELGGTNQYPNPVEYILAGYAGCLNVVAHIVAKELNIDLQKLEINVSGHLNPAKLFGEDTEERAGYQRIQVSLKPQTNASDVELLGWLQEIERRCPVGDNLQNETPISLQIEKQTFVASLN, encoded by the coding sequence ATGTCTATACTTTCTTTCTCATTTCAAGGAATCAATCAAAGTGCAGCCAAATTTAAAGGAAAAAGTCGTCAGTTTGATTTAACAATCGATGAACCCATTGAACTTGGTGGAACAAACCAATATCCTAATCCTGTCGAATATATTTTGGCTGGTTATGCAGGTTGCCTAAATGTAGTGGCGCATATTGTAGCCAAAGAACTAAATATTGACCTTCAAAAGCTAGAAATCAATGTTTCTGGTCATCTCAATCCTGCTAAATTATTTGGAGAAGATACAGAAGAACGTGCTGGTTATCAGCGTATTCAAGTAAGTCTGAAACCTCAAACTAATGCTAGTGATGTAGAGTTGCTAGGTTGGTTGCAGGAGATAGAAAGACGTTGCCCAGTAGGAGATAATTTGCAAAATGAAACTCCTATTTCTCTACAAATTGAAAAACAAACATTTGTAGCTTCATTGAATTAA
- a CDS encoding LysM peptidoglycan-binding domain-containing protein gives MQYYFLKNSSKNLNLDLRKSKLFIFLLLFAFLSAPVSSWAFSPLDTTLVIEKDIYPKIVDKQERLIEGKKYAFATINERKGMIALSGNFLSEMARAAGIEVTDFLDWNDMKPTDAIKTGQVYYLQEKGNRAKDVAIHVLMDKETLWDVSQKYAMRYKYLLKYNRLDEDDKVKVGRVLWIQTKRPKRIPVEVRDVTPIVASFDEEEEDQTAADPELMAEWEELKKTELAGMDNKDKTTTTKTQTEKNNSTETTNPEQGSFAEFEGKKTDGVIITEKTDAKKNSENTATTVIKYHTVAEAQSLYDISKKYNVVMSKLKEWNKLPDYTVSTGQKLIVSQPNSTAKDKVYEASLVTEKKDTKNASNSDTKVVVRKNANGEFVSFLDSSGVLLPIPQQDFTPVAPTTITNNATVGNADYHFVEQDETLWSIARKYNLSPKDLIRWNGFITGDNIDVGDKIILKSSLAVEAGSRSELENNNSGSTNSGGGTNQATGGDSEFKEATLIDPAVSNGVNQSSSSSSESKTNASTITLQEFLQMGGEEKDFKNVGKEGYDPLGMPILGYDFSKNKDDETKTKVVETETQADIYVVQPKDMLGKIAQKFSVTTKEMMLWNPKIPANGTVNIGDTLFVSQPKKIKTVIEETVKEQKATVYPIEYYGAGFHAVQPNENVYNLSEKYGVPVANIWKWNNLETSVIDLPVGKKMIVNEGVLKMANVDANTSTKKEDKNNDATAKVDYNYHYVAKGETLFSIAQKYNLSTAQIREWNNRQGDLVYENEKLIIGIK, from the coding sequence ATGCAGTATTATTTTTTAAAAAACTCTTCTAAAAATCTTAATTTAGATTTAAGAAAAAGTAAATTATTCATTTTTTTATTATTGTTTGCCTTTCTATCTGCTCCTGTTTCTTCTTGGGCTTTTTCTCCTTTAGATACTACTTTAGTTATTGAAAAAGATATTTATCCAAAAATAGTAGATAAACAAGAACGCCTCATAGAAGGTAAAAAATATGCTTTTGCAACCATCAACGAGCGCAAAGGAATGATTGCTCTTTCAGGTAATTTTTTGAGTGAAATGGCTCGTGCTGCAGGAATAGAAGTTACTGATTTTTTGGATTGGAATGATATGAAACCTACTGATGCTATCAAGACAGGTCAAGTTTATTATCTTCAAGAAAAAGGAAATAGAGCAAAAGATGTAGCTATACACGTATTGATGGACAAAGAAACACTTTGGGATGTTTCTCAAAAATATGCAATGCGTTATAAATACCTATTAAAATATAATCGCTTAGATGAAGACGATAAAGTGAAAGTAGGACGAGTGCTTTGGATTCAGACCAAAAGACCAAAAAGAATTCCTGTTGAAGTAAGAGATGTGACTCCAATCGTAGCAAGTTTTGATGAAGAGGAAGAAGACCAAACAGCAGCCGACCCAGAGCTTATGGCAGAATGGGAAGAACTCAAAAAAACAGAGTTAGCAGGAATGGATAATAAAGACAAAACAACGACTACAAAAACACAAACAGAGAAAAACAATTCAACTGAAACTACAAATCCAGAGCAAGGTTCATTTGCCGAATTTGAAGGTAAGAAAACAGACGGAGTAATTATTACAGAAAAAACAGACGCTAAGAAGAATTCAGAAAATACGGCTACTACTGTTATAAAATACCATACCGTAGCAGAAGCTCAAAGTTTGTATGATATTTCTAAAAAATATAATGTAGTGATGTCAAAACTCAAGGAATGGAATAAATTACCTGATTATACCGTTTCGACAGGACAAAAACTTATTGTCAGTCAGCCTAATAGCACTGCAAAAGACAAAGTATATGAAGCATCTTTAGTTACAGAGAAAAAAGATACAAAGAATGCTAGTAATTCAGATACAAAGGTAGTTGTTAGGAAGAATGCAAATGGAGAATTTGTAAGTTTCTTAGATTCTTCTGGCGTACTTCTACCTATTCCTCAACAAGATTTTACTCCTGTTGCACCAACTACTATTACTAATAATGCTACTGTTGGAAATGCAGATTATCATTTTGTAGAGCAAGATGAAACACTTTGGTCTATTGCAAGAAAATATAATTTGAGTCCGAAAGATTTAATTCGTTGGAATGGATTTATTACAGGAGATAATATTGATGTTGGAGACAAAATTATACTCAAATCTAGTTTGGCAGTAGAGGCAGGTAGCAGAAGCGAACTTGAAAATAATAACTCTGGCTCTACTAACTCTGGTGGTGGAACTAATCAAGCAACAGGAGGAGATTCTGAATTTAAGGAAGCTACTTTAATCGACCCTGCTGTTAGTAATGGAGTAAATCAAAGTAGTTCTAGTTCATCTGAAAGCAAAACAAACGCTTCTACCATAACATTACAGGAGTTTCTTCAGATGGGTGGCGAAGAAAAAGATTTTAAAAACGTAGGTAAGGAAGGTTACGACCCATTGGGAATGCCTATTCTTGGTTATGATTTTTCTAAAAATAAAGACGATGAAACAAAAACAAAAGTTGTAGAGACAGAAACACAAGCAGATATTTATGTGGTTCAACCAAAAGATATGCTTGGAAAAATTGCTCAAAAATTTAGTGTAACTACTAAAGAGATGATGCTTTGGAATCCGAAAATTCCTGCAAACGGAACAGTCAATATTGGAGATACACTTTTTGTTTCACAACCAAAGAAAATAAAAACGGTTATTGAAGAGACAGTAAAAGAACAAAAAGCTACGGTTTATCCAATTGAATATTATGGAGCAGGTTTTCACGCTGTTCAGCCCAATGAAAATGTATATAACCTAAGTGAAAAGTATGGTGTTCCTGTGGCTAATATTTGGAAATGGAATAATTTGGAAACTAGCGTAATTGACCTTCCTGTTGGAAAGAAAATGATTGTCAATGAAGGTGTCCTCAAAATGGCTAATGTTGATGCAAATACTTCTACTAAAAAAGAAGATAAAAATAATGATGCGACAGCAAAAGTAGATTATAATTATCATTATGTTGCAAAAGGAGAAACACTTTTTTCTATTGCTCAAAAATACAATCTTTCAACGGCACAGATAAGAGAATGGAATAATCGTCAAGGCGATTTAGTCTATGAAAATGAGAAATTAATCATTGGAATAAAATAA
- a CDS encoding AAA family ATPase, with protein sequence MKDNQFTQKSTTITTLTNEKPKSIVLFGSESSGKSTLTNELSNYYKVFSNPEFSRLYLDTKMKYANYEDTNSLIFEDVEPIAIGQLCSENQIENLAIAHYHSFYFLDTNLLTTYIYSKYIYKKVPFWLDKAIQNQNYSYYLLLKPNTKWEFDKQRGGDEGRQFFYKKMKEELESRNISYSEITELNEKRAKEAIKIIDFLLK encoded by the coding sequence ATGAAAGATAATCAATTTACACAAAAAAGCACAACAATTACTACACTTACCAACGAAAAACCTAAAAGTATAGTTCTTTTTGGGTCTGAATCTTCTGGAAAATCTACATTAACGAATGAATTATCAAATTACTATAAAGTCTTTTCAAATCCAGAGTTTTCAAGGTTATATTTAGATACGAAGATGAAATATGCAAATTATGAAGATACAAATTCACTTATATTTGAAGATGTAGAACCGATTGCAATAGGTCAGCTTTGTAGTGAAAATCAAATAGAAAATCTTGCCATTGCTCATTATCATTCTTTTTATTTTTTAGACACAAACTTACTGACTACCTATATTTACTCAAAATATATTTATAAAAAAGTTCCTTTTTGGTTAGATAAAGCAATTCAGAATCAAAATTATTCTTATTACCTTTTGCTGAAACCAAATACAAAATGGGAGTTTGATAAGCAGAGAGGAGGAGATGAAGGAAGACAATTTTTTTATAAAAAAATGAAAGAAGAACTAGAAAGTAGAAATATCAGTTATTCTGAAATTACTGAACTAAACGAGAAAAGAGCTAAAGAAGCTATTAAGATAATTGATTTTTTATTGAAATGA
- the nqrF gene encoding NADH:ubiquinone reductase (Na(+)-transporting) subunit F codes for MDINLTVILAGLAVFGVVTLLLVGLLLVAKAQLVQSGDVKIVINGNENEPITVPAGSTLLNTLSENKIFLPSACGGGGTCAMCKCIIDEGGGDVLPTEVGHLSRSEQKENVRLTCQVKVKNDLQIRIPEEIFGIKKWECTVKSNWNVSSFIKEFVVELPKGESLHFESGGYIQIDVPPITVDFKNIDIRPLPDDPAGDDKFQSEWDKFGLWDLKMVNDELEFRAYSMANHPAEGNIVMLNIRIATPPWDRANNKWMDVNPGKCSSYVFNCKEGDKVNISGPYGEFFIKDTDKEMIYIGGGAGMAPLRSHIFHLFHTMKSDRKVSFWYGGRSKRELFYVDEFRAIEKEFPNFTFNIALSEPLPEDNWDGYVGFVHQVLIDNYLAEHEDPEEIEFYFCGPPMMNAAVIKMLDDYGVPQEHIMFDDFGG; via the coding sequence ATGGATATTAATTTAACTGTAATTCTTGCAGGACTTGCCGTTTTCGGAGTTGTTACACTTCTTCTAGTAGGATTGCTTCTTGTTGCAAAGGCGCAATTAGTACAAAGTGGAGACGTGAAAATAGTTATCAATGGTAATGAAAATGAGCCAATTACTGTTCCTGCAGGTTCGACACTTCTCAATACGCTTAGTGAAAATAAGATTTTTCTACCCTCTGCTTGTGGTGGTGGTGGTACATGTGCTATGTGTAAATGTATCATAGACGAAGGTGGTGGCGATGTTTTGCCTACTGAAGTTGGACATTTGAGTCGTTCCGAACAAAAAGAAAATGTACGTCTGACGTGCCAAGTAAAAGTAAAGAATGATTTGCAAATTCGTATTCCAGAAGAAATTTTTGGGATTAAGAAATGGGAATGTACTGTCAAATCAAATTGGAATGTATCTTCTTTCATAAAAGAGTTTGTAGTAGAATTACCTAAAGGAGAAAGTTTACATTTTGAATCGGGTGGATATATTCAAATTGATGTTCCTCCAATTACAGTAGATTTCAAAAATATAGATATTAGACCACTTCCAGACGACCCAGCAGGAGATGATAAGTTTCAGTCTGAATGGGATAAATTTGGACTTTGGGATTTGAAAATGGTAAATGATGAGCTAGAATTTAGAGCTTATTCAATGGCTAATCACCCAGCAGAAGGAAATATAGTCATGCTTAATATTCGTATTGCTACTCCACCTTGGGATAGAGCAAATAACAAATGGATGGATGTAAATCCAGGTAAGTGTTCTTCTTATGTGTTTAATTGTAAGGAAGGAGACAAAGTAAATATTTCAGGTCCTTATGGCGAGTTCTTTATCAAAGATACAGACAAAGAAATGATTTACATTGGTGGTGGTGCTGGTATGGCTCCATTGCGTTCTCATATTTTCCATTTATTCCACACTATGAAATCTGATCGTAAGGTTTCGTTTTGGTATGGTGGACGTTCGAAAAGAGAACTTTTCTATGTAGATGAGTTTAGAGCAATTGAAAAAGAGTTTCCAAACTTTACATTTAATATTGCACTTTCCGAACCACTTCCAGAAGATAATTGGGATGGTTATGTAGGTTTTGTTCATCAAGTCTTGATTGATAATTATCTTGCAGAACACGAAGATCCAGAAGAAATTGAGTTTTATTTCTGTGGACCTCCAATGATGAATGCAGCCGTAATCAAAATGTTAGATGATTATGGCGTTCCACAAGAACACATTATGTTTGATGATTTTGGTGGATAA
- a CDS encoding NADH-quinone oxidoreductase subunit B family protein: MNIPITTKLSQSEKTGQGGLVVTSLENLVQWARLSSLWPMTFGLACCAFEMIGAYAPHYDLDRFGVFPRASPRQSDVMIVAGTVTFKMADRIKRLYEQMAEPRYVISMGSCSNCGGPYWEHGYHVVKGVDRIIPVDIYVAGCPPRPEALIGGILKLQEKIRSEAPSPTGILNLKS, encoded by the coding sequence ATGAATATTCCAATTACCACTAAACTTTCTCAATCTGAAAAAACAGGACAAGGAGGTCTAGTGGTTACTTCTTTAGAAAATCTTGTTCAATGGGCAAGATTATCTTCTCTTTGGCCCATGACTTTTGGTCTAGCTTGTTGCGCCTTCGAAATGATTGGTGCATATGCTCCACATTACGATTTAGACCGTTTTGGAGTTTTTCCTCGTGCTTCTCCTCGCCAGTCTGATGTTATGATTGTGGCAGGAACAGTTACTTTCAAAATGGCTGATAGAATAAAACGACTTTATGAACAGATGGCAGAGCCTCGTTATGTAATTTCGATGGGAAGTTGCTCAAACTGTGGAGGTCCTTATTGGGAACACGGTTATCATGTCGTAAAGGGAGTAGATAGAATTATTCCAGTTGATATTTATGTAGCTGGTTGCCCTCCACGCCCAGAGGCTCTTATTGGAGGAATTTTGAAATTGCAAGAAAAAATTCGTTCAGAAGCTCCTAGCCCAACAGGAATTTTAAATTTGAAGAGCTAA